A DNA window from Vigna angularis cultivar LongXiaoDou No.4 chromosome 1, ASM1680809v1, whole genome shotgun sequence contains the following coding sequences:
- the LOC108335171 gene encoding uncharacterized protein LOC108335171 yields the protein MPSGAKKRKAARKRKEKENKTNPSTNNPQGNGGLKSIGEDGSDGGEGNFPAYNGHDDQHNPFKDGSEELQSAAQPHASDVESLKVVFSDVKIDQVFGGKEDCVVLVEGSLKSEESSESKSISFEHHETAKESYFENENENGSYTSQGESLSEKNSNNGNFISVEEAVVCHVSVKSNDSVSKIENSDSGNVVLDKPVVHPEEVNNLAMKLNEDNVYSLTNENERTLSMEEPKLKECDSNTLTPVSASAFTKFTNGAKHIKDCDLAERSKNQPHSALAPNVVQKTSWLSCCGLFEVLSSSHR from the exons ATGCCTTCAGGTGCTAAGAAGAGAAAAGCGGCTAGGAAAAGGaaggaaaaggaaaacaaaaccAATCCATCAACCAACAATCCCCAAG GAAATGGTGGTTTGAAGTCAATAGGGGAGGATGGAAGTGATGGTGGTGAGGGTAATTTTCCTGCATATAACGGACATGATGACCAGCATAATCCATTCAAAGATGGAAGTGAAGAACTGCAATCTGCTGCACAGCCGCATGCTTCTGATGTCGAGTCCTTGAAAGTAGTCTTTAGTGATGTCAAGATTGACCAAGTGTTTGGAGGAAAGGAAGATTGTGTTGTTTTGGTAGAGGGAAGTTTGAAGTCTGAGGAGAGTTCTGAGAGCAAAAGTATAAGTTTTGAGCACCATGAGACTGCCAAGgaatcatattttgaaaatgagaATGAGAATGGCAGCTATACTTCACAGGGTGAATCCCTCTCCGAGAAGAACTCGAACAAtggaaattttatttcagtCGAAGAGGCAGTTGTTTGTCACGTGTCTGTTAAGTCTAACGATTCTGTGTCCAAGATAGAAAACAGTGATAGTGGAAATGTTGTACTAGATAAGCCAGTAGTTCATCCTGAAGAAGTGAACAATCTCGCTATGAAGTTAAATGAAGATAATGTATACTCCTTAACCAATGAGAATGAGAGAACATTAAGTATGGAGGAGCCTAAGCTAAAGGAATGTGATAGTAACACTTTAACTCCAGTGTCTGCTAGTGCTTTCACCAAATTTACCAATGGTGCAAAGCATATTAAGGATTGTGACCTCGCAGAACGTTCCAAGAATCAG CCTCATTCAGCATTGGCTCCAAACGTGGTGCAAAAGACTTCATGGTTGAGTTGCTGTGGATTGTTTGAAGTTCTCTCCAGCTCACATAGATAA
- the LOC108339560 gene encoding membrane protein PM19L gives MANEQMKPIATLLLVLNFCMYAVVLGIGGWAMNRAIDHGFIIGPELKLPAHFSPLFFPMGNASTGFFVTFALLAGVVGAASAISGITHIRSWTAESLPSAASVATMAWTLTLLAMGFAWKEIGLRVRNARLKTMESFIIILSATQLFYIFAIHSAAAYRR, from the exons ATGGCTAATGAGCAAATGAAGCCCATTGCCACCCTTCTTTTGGTGTTGAACTTCTGCATGTATGCCGTAGTTTTGGGCATTGGTGGATGGGCAATGAACAGAGCAATAGATCATGGTTTTATCATAG GTCCAGAATTAAAACTGCCAGCACACTTTTCACCCTTATTCTTCCCAATGGGAAATGCTTCCACTGGATTCTTTGTAACATTTGCTTTGCTTGCTGGAGTGGTTGGTGCTGCATCAGCAATATCAGGAATCACTCATATCCGGTCGTGGACTGCTGAGAGCTTACCATCTGCAGCTTCAGTTGCTACCATGGCTTGGACTCTTACACTCTTGGCCATGGG CTTTGCTTGGAAAGAGATTGGACTTCGTGTAAGAAATGCACGTCTG AAAACAATGGagtcttttataattatactttCAGCTACACAGCTTTTCTACATATTTGCCATTCATAGTGCTGCTGCATACAGAAGATAA
- the LOC108336742 gene encoding uncharacterized protein LOC108336742, whose translation MRSDTASIYRHLLKAVKKHIGNEENKSHFLKFVTSEFRNNKNLSDGVAVQQKIKLARDYTFLLNSVHHQKDLLFSYNIAVDRSDEVKRTLGKSASSVGLQLPEVYQP comes from the exons ATGAGATCCGACACGGCTAGTATCTATCGCCATCTTCTCAAGGCGGTCAAGAAACATATTGGGAATGAAGAGAACAAGagtcattttttaaaatttgtaaccTCGGAGTTCCGTAACAACAAAAATTTGTCTGATGGTGTGGCTGTCcaacagaaaataaaacttgCTCGTGATTATACTTTTCTTCTTAACAGTGTACACCATCAGAAG GATTTACTTTTTTCATACAATATTGCCGTGGATAGATCAGATGAAGTGAAAAGGACTCTTGGAAAATCTGCTTCAAGTGTTGGTCTTCAGCTTCCTGAGGTTTATCAGCCATAA